In one Diabrotica virgifera virgifera chromosome 5, PGI_DIABVI_V3a genomic region, the following are encoded:
- the LOC114335017 gene encoding 60S ribosomal protein L37a: MAKRTKKVGITGKYGTRYGASLRKMVKKMEITQHSKYSCSFCGKEAMKRSCVGIWSCKRCKRVVAGGAWVYSTTAAASVRSAVRRLREVKEQ; this comes from the coding sequence ATGGCCAAGCGTACAAAGAAGGTCGGAATCACTGGTAAATACGGTACCCGTTATGGTGCTTCCTTGCGTAAAATGGTGAAAAAAATGGAAATCACCCAACACTCCAAATACTCCTGCAGTTTTTGCGGCAAAGAAGCCATGAAGAGGAGTTGTGTTGGAATCTGGTCCTGCAAGAGGTGTAAGAGGGTTGTAGCTGGAGGTGCATGGGTATACTCAACCACAGCGGCTGCATCAGTTAGATCTGCTGTAAGGCGTCTTAGGGAAGTTAAAGAACAGTAA